AGGCTCGTTACTTCTGGCTATATCACCAATTACTCTGCTGTTAACCGGAACTTCTCTGTAACCAATAAGCTCCAATCCCTCACTTTTTAGTTGCTCATTGAGAACATCTATGCAGTATTGAGCTTCTTTCTCAACCTTGGGAAGAAATACCAATCCACTTCCATATCTACCTGGAGAAGGGAGGCTAAAACCAAATTCTCTGAAAAAACTGTCAGGTAATTGCATTAAAATACCTGCGCCGTCACCGGTCTTATTATCTGCACTCTCGGCACCACGGTGCGTCATATTGACCAACACCTCCAAGCCCCTTCGAACGATCTCATTCGACTTATGCCCTTTAATGTGCGCCACAAAGCCGATTCCGCAACTGTCATGTTCATTTGCCGGGTCGTATAACCCCTGCGCTTTTGGTAATCTCTGTCGAATCTTCATAATCCATGATTATTATCAGGTCCGGAGACTCTCCTAATATCCTGCTGATATATTACATTGCAACAATCAGCTATCAATAATTGCCCCCTACCTAGTTATCTAAATGCAAAACTATACAAAAATAGAGAAAAAAATTACGGTTTGAAACTTTTTCTATGTTTTTTCTATGGTTTTGTATATTTTAACATGAGAAAACTGCAAAAGTATAAATATCACCTCCCCAAGAAAATAATTTTCTTATCTCAAAATTTTAGCTAAAAAACTTAACGCAAAAGCCTGAGAATCTTGTTTTCGCGACAGACTCCCCTTGTGTCAAAAAGTAACCAAATCTAAATTTTCAGATACATTTTGAATATTTTTCTTGCTTTATTATTTCGGTTTATTACTTTTGTAGCGTCATTGCTTTCTAATTATCATTTTTGATATTCAAAATTTTTAGTCCATGTGTGGTATTGCAGTTTATTGTGGAAGTAGCGAGCAAAGAAAACAACAGCTTGCTCAAGAATTCAGGAGAATTAGTTACAGAGGACCTGACAACACAGTGGTGAAGGATTTTGGCCCTAATGGGTGGATGGGCTTTCACCGCCTTAAGATTATGGATTTGTCAGATGCAGGTAATCAACCTCTGTCTTACAATAATATTCATGTAATCTGCAATGGTGAGATATATAATTACAAGGAACTAACCAATATATATCAACACTCATATCACTTTCATTCACATAGTGATTGTGAAGCCCTGCTTCCCTTGTTTATAGACAGGGGAATAGTTGGTATGGCTCAAAGCCTTGATGCAGAATTTGCATGTGTTATATACGATGAAGCAAAGAGGCGCTTTTATGCTGCACGTGATCCCATCGGTATCAGGCCTCTCTTTTATGGCTATGATACAGAAGGCGATATATACTTTGCCAGCGAGGTAAAAAGCCTTCATAGTATATGTAAGACTGTTGCACCCTTCCCTCCCGGTCACTGTTATGATGGCCAGAACTTTATTCAATACACTGACATTGCCAGGGTAGAGACCTATAATAATGATGAGCAGGAAGCGATATTTGAAAATATCAACAGGCTCTTGATCAAAGCTGTGGAGAAGAGAATGAATGCCGATGCTCCTGTAGGTTTCCTGTGCAGTGGAGGGTTGGATTCTAGTCTGGTGTGTGCAATAGCAGCCAAGTTGAGCCCAAGACCCATCAAGACATTTGCAGTGGGTATTGTTGACGGACCTATAGACACCAAATATGCCCGTATAGTAGCCGACTATCTAAAAAGTGAGCATCACGAGTACCTATTTACGAAGAAGGACATATTCGATACACTAAGTGAACTAATCTACACAACTGAAACCTGGGATATTACAACCATCAGGGCTTCTCTTGGAATGTACCTAATATGCAAGTATGTCAGAGAGAACACCGATGTAAAAGTGCTGCTCACAGGTGAGATTAGTGACGAACTTTTCGGATACAAGTACACTGACTTTGCTCCAGGTCCGGAAGAGTTTCAGAAAGAGTCTGAGAAAAGAATCAGAGAGCTATACATGTATGACGTACTTAGGGCTGACAGATGTATCTCGAGC
The genomic region above belongs to Xiashengella succiniciproducens and contains:
- the asnB gene encoding asparagine synthase B; this translates as MCGIAVYCGSSEQRKQQLAQEFRRISYRGPDNTVVKDFGPNGWMGFHRLKIMDLSDAGNQPLSYNNIHVICNGEIYNYKELTNIYQHSYHFHSHSDCEALLPLFIDRGIVGMAQSLDAEFACVIYDEAKRRFYAARDPIGIRPLFYGYDTEGDIYFASEVKSLHSICKTVAPFPPGHCYDGQNFIQYTDIARVETYNNDEQEAIFENINRLLIKAVEKRMNADAPVGFLCSGGLDSSLVCAIAAKLSPRPIKTFAVGIVDGPIDTKYARIVADYLKSEHHEYLFTKKDIFDTLSELIYTTETWDITTIRASLGMYLICKYVRENTDVKVLLTGEISDELFGYKYTDFAPGPEEFQKESEKRIRELYMYDVLRADRCISSHGLEARVPFGDIDFVKYVMAIRPEKKMNFTGIGKYLLRKAFEGEYLPHEILYREKAAFSDAVGHSVVDYLKAYAEETYSDSGLKDAALKYRFATPISKESLLYRDIFESHFPGRAQLIKDFWMPNKEWENCNVNDPSARVLPNYGKSGE